The Dreissena polymorpha isolate Duluth1 chromosome 9, UMN_Dpol_1.0, whole genome shotgun sequence genome contains the following window.
CACAGACCCGCCGTACAAATCCCCACTGGAACAGAACACCACCTCTCCGCTGTCCATAGTTGCGTTCTGTCCTTCCGGTATGACGGTATCCTCGTACATACAGTTCGGACCTACAAAGGATTAACACGCACTTATGAACTCGTGTTTGTTAAATATAAACAGGCATTAAATGAATGTTGCATCATTGAAGAcaaaacgatatatatatatatatatatatatatatatatatatatatatatatatatatatatatatatatatatatatatatatatatatatatatatatatacatatagtaaAGGGtcttttaacataattaaaaggCTGAATTTAAGTCGCTGTCTTTACTTATAtagatttgtataaataataagtCAGCATATTACTATTCTTGTTTATTAAGCTCAGCATATATTCCTAAGTATTACAATAAAGATTCCCAACCGAGAATTACTCCTATGATGGTTACAAACCGTTGGGACATTCGTAGCAGCAGCCGCCCGGCGGCCGTACGTCATCCACGCAAGTAATACGGCAAAGCAGCGGCTGACAGTAATGCTGCCCACGGAAAGTGCACGGGTATGGACAATGTGTAGTTGTAGAAGGCGTTGTTGTTGGAGGCGTAAACGCATAGCGCTTGTGTCTGCCAACATTGTTTTGCGACGGCAGGTGATTGATTATGACGTCAGGTTTACCGTGGGTTGCAGCAGACGGTGTTTCGACCGGGGTTGTGTCAGGCTCCGGACACGATCCACAGCAGTTCCCTGGTCCAAACACGGGGTTGTCGCATGGTGGAAGCTTGCACGGTAAAGCTGACGGACACACATGTAGAAATCGCTTAATCGCTATTGTGTCGTGTGTAAGTCGACAATGTACCTGACAAAGATGGTACGTTGTCAAAATTAAAAGCATAAAGTC
Protein-coding sequences here:
- the LOC127844360 gene encoding uncharacterized protein LOC127844360 → MLGITCFVIHNNFLSSNKVANILDNGENGGNISRDTKQSLVSATEIRTFYITRLSEIQVSLQHCFKIEMTALRQMKDFMLLILTTYHLCQVHCRLTHDTIAIKRFLHVCPSALPCKLPPCDNPVFGPGNCCGSCPEPDTTPVETPSAATHGKPDVIINHLPSQNNVGRHKRYAFTPPTTTPSTTTHCPYPCTFRGQHYCQPLLCRITCVDDVRPPGGCCYECPNGPNCMYEDTVIPEGQNATMDSGEVVFCSSGDLYGGSVMVYPVPAVVG